CAAATTGAGTTGCTGGCTTATAGTCAGGTTGGAACACCCCTTTTAGCTGGAAGacagttcggacccctagggacctgctcaggagaagtggtgcccgtttcctggggtagagaagttctgcgtagcttagcctggtaatgtactctaagcctacgtacttcacCGCCCTGTTACGAATCCCCTAGTATCCGAGTCTTctgtccctagaggtcccgggctcctttctagtataaggcctggTTTCCTACACCTTGCTGCAAGGCCCGGTGACGTAATTCATGGGATCGTCAGCAACGcttcaagtccactccggtggcccgctccggcggagaccgctcgccacggtcgcaccaagtccactccggtggcccgctccggcggagaccgctcgccacggtcgcttcaagtccactccggtggcccgctccggcggagaccgctcgccacggtcgcaccaagtccactccggtggcccgctccggcggagaccgctcgccacggtcgcaccaagtccactccggtggcccgctccggcggagaccgctcgccacggtcgcttcaagtccactccggtggcccgctccggcggagaccgctcgccacggtcgcctgaaGCCGGGTCCAGGGAAGTAGTGCTTGCTCCTTGGGCAGTTCGAGGTCCGCTTAGCTCGGTTCCGTACAACtaagcctgcaccttcgccgccctatggagagcactctagtacccgAACCTGACGACAAGTGCTACGGCCttgaaggggtccggagcacccgctctcaaCATGGGCACGGCAACACAATCAGCATTGCGTCAtgataatggccccacctgcgagttcgtacctctcccaaggtgggcccgggggccactgtcggtacctcaggactagggtaccccctcttgctatggAAAGACTCGTGTAGTTCTCCGTAACagcgccctaaggagctgacggACCCCTGGGTCCGGTCCCATCTCAATGGACCAACAGCCCCGGACCCACCTCCCGGTCGGGACaagtccggtgtcaccacgtgtcctagagaAAAAAGCGCTCTGGACCAAAAcggccgggggccccggacccccgTGGGGCCCGGGATCCCCATAGTAATCCGGACCCCTCaccgggagggaacagacaccccgcctggggggtccggagccgccacgtgtccgcaagcatgcgcgcggctgccaagcttcctctggaggacttgcccacctaccgcatttcaTGCAGGTGGTTCAGAAGTGCTCTGCCATAGCAGAGCCCAAGGAGACTTTTGACAAGCTGTACTGTtggtcgcgcgttaccaaggtgcacagtacagCTGCTGGCGCCACTTATGCCACGCGCATCAGTCtactacgccagttagacatgACAACTCGGTGACAGAGTATCATAAcggctacgcggtagacccaacagtctacgccgcaacctacactgtctCAACGGGCGTCTCACCGATGGCAAAGGAGAAGACCCCCTCGGTCAGGAAGTCTACAAGACGGCGAAGCGTacccggcaagagattctccatcactgtagcactATTAGTGCCTATTTAGTATAGAATacctccttgttgggcccatctgtcggggtccaacacccgtgtacgcgccctccttgctctataaaaggggacgcccgctagagaacAACCAAGGCCCGGCAGgacagaggatagactcattcatacaaGTGCAATGCACCActcagtggatgtagggtattacgctccggcggcccgaaacTCTCAAAACTCGtttgttcttgcgttcttgcccccgaGCTAGATCAGCCTAATAGCTTGGCACTTctccgagtactccccctcagggaataggcgggtgcgctccgccacccggctgtgggtacaaCCAAAtgcccacgacatttggcgccgtccgtggggaggtgCAAGCGTTGGCTAGATCACCAGGCTTTTGaggctgagctcatcctctgcaacggcaaCGAGAAGATGAATAGAGGCGTGGCGGCACCTACGCCGCACGCCGCAGCATCGAGGCAGCGTTGCCcttggtgcggcggcgcacggcagcggctcctgctgtgcgtcgccactacgacacctcagagcctcAGAGCCGGTGCagcggcgcgcagcggagaCGCCCGCTGTGCGTCACCCTACAAACATTTccgtgtcggctcaaggttttctctcaagcaaccaccaggACTCCCCTGTGgcggcatggcgtcggctcaaggctttctctcaatatGAAGCCTGGAGCCAACCGCTATGGCCCGGGGGAAGTCTACCGtcgtctcctccctcgccagGACCAAGACTctcttggtgctgctgcagacaggattcCGCCACCAAGCGCGGGGCCTGATGCCAGCACCAAGgtcgagccggcgaacgaccgcccttctccgcGCTCCGTGCTCATCCAAATGAGCACCCAGCTCGTGACAAGCAATCATCGGGCTGGACTTCCGgcggcagacggcggcggctgggcccctcccattcaaagccaaagaatttgttctcATGCAAACTAAGCATGAAACAGTTCTTGTGCAAAGGAGGGCCCggcaagctcccgaggtgatgctggatgatgctgtgtTAGCATGTCCAGGGCACTTTCGCCTCCAACGACTGAGAAGAACCTCCAAGATGGCGGTTCCACTCCAGCCAGGAACGTGCCTACCTTACTAAGCGGCAGCTGTAGGTTACCACTAGATAGGTTTGAGTtggtttctcctttgtaatgatttggtgcctacgtgtggtccagagcggtaaaggtccgcccttgtaaacccagcctctggcttcatcaggcaacaccaagtggtccagagcggtagaggtccgccctcgtaatcccgacctctgatgtacaccacaaaTCAAGTAATGAATGAGATTTGCTTCCTCCGTCCTATCTTTACTTTAACCTAATAGCACTTGTTCGTTCAACCTGCATGTTTTCTTTCTCCAGCATGgaattttttcttttgttactaACAATCCAAATTGAGTTGCTAGCTTATGGTCAGGTTGgaacaccccttctagctgtaaggcagttcggacccctagggacctgctcaggagaagtggtgcccgtatcctggggtagagaagttctgcgtagcttagcctggtaatgtaccctaagcctacgtacttcaccgccctgttacgagtcccctagtatccgagtctgctgtccctagaggtctcgggctcctttctagtataaggcctggTTTCCTACACCTTGCTGCAAGGCCCAGAGACGTAATTCATGGGATCGTCAGCAACGcttcaagtccactccggtggcccgctccggtggagaccgctcgccacggtcgcttcaagtccactccggtgacccgctccggcggagaccgctcgccacggtcgcaccaagtccactccggtggcccgctccggcggagaccgctcgccacggtcgcttcaagtccactccggtggcccgctccggcggagaccgctcgccacggtcgcaccaagtccactccagtggcccgctccggcggagaccgctcgccacggtcgcttcaagtccactccggtggcccgctccggcggagaccgctcgccacggttgcaccaagtccactccggtggcccgctccggcggagaccgctcgccacggtcgcttcaagtccactccggtggaccgctccagcggagaccgctcgccacggtcgcacCAAggccactccggtggcccgctccggcggagaccgctcgccacggtcgcttcaagtccactccggtggcccgctccggcggagaccgcttgcCATGGTCTCCTGAAGCCGGGTCCAGGGAAGTAGTGCTTGCTCCTTGGGCAGTTCGAGGTCCGCTTAGCTCGGTTTCGTACAACtaagcctgcaccttcgccgcccaatggagagcactctagtacccgAACCTGACGACAAGTGCTACGGCCttgaaggggtccggagcacccgctctcaaCATGGGCACGCCAACGCAATCAGCATTGCGTCAtgataatggccccacctgcgggttcgtacctctcctaaggtgggcccgggggccactgtcggtacctcaggactagggtaccccctcttgctatggCAAGACTCGTGTAGTTGTCCGTAACtgcgccctaaggagctgacggACCCCTGGGTCCGGCCCCATCTCACTGGACCAAcagccccggacccgcctcccggtcgggacaggtccggtgtcaccacatgTCCTGGAGAAGAAAGCGCTCAGGACCAAAACGGCCGGGGGCCCTGGACCCCCTGTGGGGTCTGGGATCCCCATAGTAATCCGGACCCCTCaccgggagggaacagacaccccgcctggggggtccggagccgccacgtgtctgcaagcatgcgcgcggctgccaagcttcctctggaggacttgcccacctaccgcatttcaTGCAGGTGGTTCAGAAGTGCTCTGCCATAGCAGAACCCAAGGAGACTTTTGACAAGCTGTACTGTtggtcgcgcgttaccaaggtgcacagtacagccgctggcgccacttaTGCCACGCGcatcagtctgctacgccagttagacatgACAACTCGGTGACAGAGTATCATAACGGCTatacggtagacccaacagtctacgccgcaacctacactgtctCAACGGGCGTCTCACCGATGGGAAAGGAGAAGACCCCCTCGGTCAGGAAGTCTACAAGACGGCGAAGTGTacccggcaagagattctccatcactgtagcactATTAGTGCCTATTTAGTATAGAATAtctccttgttgggcccatctgtcggggccCATCTttgcactataaaagggggacacCCGCTAGAGAATAACCAAGGCGCGGCGGgacagaggatagactcattcatacaaGTGCAATGCACCACTCTGTGGATTTAGGGTATTACGCtatggcggcccgaaccactcaaaACTCGtttgttcttgcgttcttgcccccgaACTAGATCAGCCTAATAGCTTGACACTTCCtcgagtactccccctcggggaataggcgggtgcgctccgccacctggctgtgggtaccccaaaagcccacgacattGCCCAACTGAGAAGTTAAGCCAAAATCAAGCGGATGCGCGATGTACTTCATCAATAGCATATGTACCTTATTATATAATTTCAAACTACGAGCTTGAATAAGAAACTTCCGTGTGCTATGCTTGTACTTGATATATgtttatgtttgtttttttgaATGAGCATCAAGCGACATGTTGCTAAGATCAAACCATATTGCTTGCGCTCCTTGTATTGCACCCGTAGCAACCCACGGGCATTCAACTAGTTGAAGATTTGAAGTCTGATTTCAGGGGCAGGCAGGCTGGCACAATCTGAGGACTAGAAAGGCTGCCTCTGACGGCCTGAGCCAGGGCTTCTACCTTATTGCTGAAGCATATAAAGCAGATTCTATTTTTTATTGATTTGTCTGATTAGATTTAGGCTGTGCACATATCCTGTCTGTCATTCTTTCCTGTATTGAAAAACATTGGTTGTCTATGCACATCATCATCATTAGAGACGATTGTGCTGTGCTGTACATGGTTTGCTGAATAGTTACAATACTGATACTGAAAATTCACGCTTCAGACACGAAAGTTCTACATTTCCCGGCTTGTCAATCTCCTGTCGGCATGCCCGGACGCCGAGTTCGTTGCAAATACGAGCAACGAAACATCCGAGCCGTCCAATCGGATCTGGACAGTACGTCACGCTTTTCCCGTTTCGTTTCGTCGTTTGCAGAGCACAAAAAAAATCCACAGGAAAAACAAGCAAGCGACGTGGCAGCGGGACGcctcactccagctccagcaggcAGCGCCCCACAGCCACCGGTGACGTCGAGGCAGCCCACCGCCCCCACGCGGCCGCGCCCAGCGCCACCACCTTCCCGGCGTCGCGTGCTCGCGCCTCCGCAAGACCAGCCCCAGGTCCATCGAGCGGCGGAGCCCAtggcgccctcgccgctgctcgtccggccgccggcgccggtcaGCTCGCCTCTTTCCCCTCGCCGGTGCCCGCCCGCGGtgaccgcggcggcgtcggtcCGCGCGGCtcccgcccccaccgccgcgtCCCCATTCTCTAggttccctccctctctccctctcacccGGCGGATACTCTCCTCGGTTACTGCAATTTTTTCGTGGTGACATGGTTTCTCTTGGTCGCGCAGGCTCCGTACCAAGTGCAGGGCCGCGTCGGATGTCAGAGAGGACTACTCCTCCACCCCGATCGATATTGTCGCTGATGTGAAGACCGAGAAGGCATGTACTCCGTATTTGAGTACAGCTGAAGTCTCTACCATTTCAGTATTTGTCAGGTTAAGCTGGTTTTTCCTCACCGTTCTGAACTGTTTCTCTATGGTTGCAGATTGTGGTGTTGGGCGGAAGTGGATTCGTTGGCTCTGCGATTTGCAAAGCTGCTGTCTCTAAAGGCATTGAGGTTGTGAGCTTGAGCAGGTACCCTCTTTTCCCCTTGTATGATGGGCATTAACTGATATGGAAATCAAGTCACTAGGCAAGTTGCAATCTTCACATTCCTGAATATATTTGACAATTTTAAGTTTAGGCTCCACATCTATTGATTTCTTCAGCGTCTCCTTTGTTTCACCAAATTTAACGACTCGATTTCATGGTCATTAATCTGTCTGGCAATGAAACATGAAAGGTTACCTTTATAGTGTTTCTGGGTACTGACCTGCATTGTGGTGACATTTACACTTTCTGCTTCATTCTGTGTTGACGGGCAGGTCAGGAAGACCATCTTACACTGATCCCTGGGTTGATCAAGTAAATTGGCAAGCAGGTACGCTTATGATATTATATGTTGTGACAAGTTTGGCGATTAGCTTTAGCTCCCTCATGTTAGTTAACTTAATTCCCTTGTTATGTCTTCCAAATTATACCTTTATCAAGTGATTGGGCATGCAATTGAATGGAGAATGGAAATAATAAAATTCCTCATCTAGAGCAATAGTTGTTCTGTAAGAAATACATTATGCATTGATGTCACTCTGTCATGCTTGTTTTGGACATTGGCTATTGCAAAATAATGTAAACATAATTATACAAGACTGTGTCTTTATTTTGGCCTTGCTCACTGGCTTATTACAATTCTCtttatttgtgaaaaaaatGATTTAACAAAGTGCAACTGAGACGGAATTTCCTGTTACAACCTTGTTCCTGCAAATATGTGGCAGACCCACAGGGTCCGATATTCGATTTTCAAGAGATTGTTGTTTAAATGTTGTGTGGCACTCTAGTATTCAGTTTAAGCATCTTAATGTGATGTAGGAGATGTTTTCTACGCAAGATGGGATGAAGTATTGGTTGGAGCTACTGCTGTTGTGTCCACCCTTGGAGGATTTGGCAATGAAGAACAAATGAAAAGGATAAATGGTGAGGCAAATATCATAGCAGTAAATGCTGCAAAAGAATATGGTAAGTATTATGTAATGCCCTATGACAACGATATGCCAATTTGTATGCAACTACGTTCTATATTGGCAATTTAGGAGATTGATGTGAGTTAACTAAGATTGTTCAAACAGGTACTTAGAAAGacactttatttttcttttatggggCTATGCATTTGGCACCAATGTGATTTTGGCTCATGTTTTCCCCCCAAGGTAGCCCTATAGAAATCCTGCTTTGACAATTATTTGTAATAGTTTGGTGGTAATGAAATTACTATATGTTGGCTCTTAAATGTTGGAACCTGACTGTCATAAAACAATTATATGAACCTAAAGGGAGATGTTAAGAAACCTACTTGCTTTTTTTTCTGAAGTTATGTCTACTTAGCGCGACCAACACATCGACCTTTAGTTTCATCAGAATTTGAACTATGGGGATCTGGTAATCTACAGCTTTTAACTATCAAAGTTTAAGTTACAGTATTTGGTTAG
This sequence is a window from Panicum virgatum strain AP13 chromosome 7K, P.virgatum_v5, whole genome shotgun sequence. Protein-coding genes within it:
- the LOC120640860 gene encoding uncharacterized protein At1g32220, chloroplastic-like — translated: MAPSPLLVRPPAPVSSPLSPRRCPPAVTAAASVRAAPAPTAASPFSRLRTKCRAASDVREDYSSTPIDIVADVKTEKIVVLGGSGFVGSAICKAAVSKGIEVVSLSRSGRPSYTDPWVDQVNWQAGDVFYARWDEVLVGATAVVSTLGGFGNEEQMKRINGEANIIAVNAAKEYGVPKFILISVHDYNLPSFLLTSGYFTGKRKAESEVLAKYPGSGVVLRPGFIYGKRKVNGFEIPLDAVGQPLEKLLSSVENFTKPLSSLPASDLVLAPPVSVDDVAYAAINAVVDDSFFGVFTIEQIKEAAAKVRA